TTTCTCAGAATCAATTTTTTCACCCCCATCTATTGTTTCTCCGAATACATTGAACATCCTTCCCAGCAATTGATTCCCAACAGGCACACTTAAGGGATGCCCATAATCAATTACCTCATCTCCTCTCTTCAATCCCTGTGTTGGGGTTAAGGCAATTCCCCTAACAGTCCTGGAATCAAGGTGAAGAACTACTTCAAAAAAGACATCACCTGCTTTGAGAAGATTCGGTATATTGGGTATTTTTTCAGGAAAATAAGCATCAATAACACTGCCTCTAATTGCGGTCACTTTCCCTTCACTAATATCCTTGAATGAATTTTTATTATCTTTCATTTATTCTCCTGATCTTCATGATCTGCATAAAAACTTAAATATTAACAAGTATTATAACATGATTACATTAAAATCTAAAAAAATAAATATTCAAGAAAAAAATAAATCATCTATCTAATCAACGACTATTATCCTCATTGAATCAGTACCTCCGGTTTTATTTCTGATTGCTCCTTCAGTCAAAATAAGATGCTCACCTTTTTCTACAAGTTTTTTTTCTTCTAATAAATCCATAATCCTTCTGTACCAATCAATTTTCTTTCTATTGATAATAAAAGAAAAAACTCCATATGAAAGCGATAAAAAACGGGCAACTTCCGGATTGGGTGTAAAAGCAAGAATCCAGCAATATGGTTTAAACCGGGATATTCTTCTTGCCGTATTACCACTTTCAGTTGGTGTTAGTATATATTTAGCATGGATAACCTGACTGCTCTCCATTGTATGCATGGAAATAATATCTTCTATTGAAGGTTTTGTCTGCTGAAAAGAAAATCTCAGTTCTTCGCATAGAGAAGAGTGGTGTGGTAAAGTACGATATTCTAATTCTGTGGAAATAGCAATATCAGTCATCATTCTTACTGCCTCTACCGGAAACTGGCCTACTGCAGTTTCCTCAGATAACATAGTGGCATCTGTTCCATCCAAAATAGCATTGGCTACATCAGTTACCTCAGACCTGGTTGGCCTGATATGATCTGTCATGGATACCAGCATCTGAGTAGCAGTTATCACAGGTTTACTCATTCTATTTGCCTTGGCAATTAATCTTTTCTGAATTACCGGAATATCTTCAATATTCACCTGTACTCCTAAATCGCCCCTGGCTACCATAATAGCATCAGTTACATTAAGAATTTCATCAATATTCTTTACAGCCTCTTCCCGTTCAATTTTTGCTACAGTAAATATTTTTTTGCCTTTCTTCCCGGCAAACTCTTTTACCTTTAGAATATCTTCTGCTTTCTCAACAAATGATATTCCAAATATTGTTACTCCTTCCTCCAACCCAAAGGAAATAAGTTCCAGATCCTTCTCTCTTATGGGATCAATTATAATCTTTGCTTTGGGTAAATTGAGACCTTTGTGTGAATCCAGCTTTCCGCCGGTCATTACAAGACATAGTGCTTCATCACCCTGAATTTCTTTGACTCTCAGCTGAATGAATCCATCATATAAATAAACCAGGCTTCCTTTTTTTATGCTCTGAAATAAGGACTCATATTCTACCGGAATAATAGATTCATCTCCTATAATATTTTTGGTTGTCAATCGAATAATCTGTCCTTTTTTTAAAAGAATAGGTCCATCCTTTATCTCTCCTATTCTTATTTTCGGACCGGGAATATCCATCATTACCGGAAGAAAAATGTCCAGCTCTTTTTCAACTTCCCTTATATTATTTAGTGTTTTCCGATGATATTCTATATCATCATGAGCCAGGTTTAAACGTGCTACATTCATTCCCGCTGCTACTAACTCTTTGATTATTTTTTTATTGTTTGAAACCGGGCCCAGGGTACAGACAATTTTAGTTTTAGATTCCGGAAATTTCATTGCTTCTCCTTAATGAAAAATTAGTTCTCTATAAACTTAAGATTAAAAGATTTCAAGGTAATATAATATGGCAAATTATTTCATTTTTTGCAGTTATTTTTTTGAAAGAGCCTGGAATATTAAAACAATACCGATAACCACAAGAATAACTGGCCAAAATTTTACCAGAATAAAACGTGGGAAAAAGCTTCTCAATAAAAAGAACAAACCTATAAATATAAGAATTAAGCCACCC
This DNA window, taken from Atribacterota bacterium, encodes the following:
- a CDS encoding F0F1 ATP synthase subunit beta (produces ATP from ADP in the presence of a proton gradient across the membrane; the beta chain is a regulatory subunit); amino-acid sequence: MKDNKNSFKDISEGKVTAIRGSVIDAYFPEKIPNIPNLLKAGDVFFEVVLHLDSRTVRGIALTPTQGLKRGDEVIDYGHPLSVPVGNQLLGRMFNVFGETIDGGEKIDSEKRRSIYNAPLTLSERSTDIALFETGIKVIDLLSPLEKGGKAGLFGGAGVGKTVLIMEMIHNMAIGYQGVSLFCGIGERSREGEELYREMKESGVLEKAVMIFAQMNE
- the pyk gene encoding pyruvate kinase; translated protein: MKFPESKTKIVCTLGPVSNNKKIIKELVAAGMNVARLNLAHDDIEYHRKTLNNIREVEKELDIFLPVMMDIPGPKIRIGEIKDGPILLKKGQIIRLTTKNIIGDESIIPVEYESLFQSIKKGSLVYLYDGFIQLRVKEIQGDEALCLVMTGGKLDSHKGLNLPKAKIIIDPIREKDLELISFGLEEGVTIFGISFVEKAEDILKVKEFAGKKGKKIFTVAKIEREEAVKNIDEILNVTDAIMVARGDLGVQVNIEDIPVIQKRLIAKANRMSKPVITATQMLVSMTDHIRPTRSEVTDVANAILDGTDATMLSEETAVGQFPVEAVRMMTDIAISTELEYRTLPHHSSLCEELRFSFQQTKPSIEDIISMHTMESSQVIHAKYILTPTESGNTARRISRFKPYCWILAFTPNPEVARFLSLSYGVFSFIINRKKIDWYRRIMDLLEEKKLVEKGEHLILTEGAIRNKTGGTDSMRIIVVD